Proteins encoded in a region of the Tripterygium wilfordii isolate XIE 37 chromosome 21, ASM1340144v1, whole genome shotgun sequence genome:
- the LOC119987812 gene encoding uncharacterized protein LOC119987812 encodes MMGINPVSLFLFSLFWVLSSVGFFCNANNTITRAQSVRDGESLISENEIFELGFFSPENSSWRYVGIWYHNIEPQTIVWVANREIPISDNSGVLTIGGDGNLVVLSGNETLVWSSNVSISSGNETTAILDDTGNFMLSSGDSIGDSDQAYWQSFTDPTDTYLPYMRAYMSSATGDILPFTSWRSINDPSPGNYSMRIDSRGPPQIVIQEGSKRLWRSGYWNSQIFLGVPNMTVATNYLYGFKLTNDGNGSVYFTYIPANSSHLLRFQLRWDGVEEQSRWDADAKQWQQVQSQPANECEEYNYCGNFSTCTVFDSPKCRCMDGFEPTHQEQWRTGNWTGGCKRRTQLQCQRNGSVAGGGGGEDGFKGLKCMKLPDFADMARLTDSETCKERCLANCSCTAYADVPSIGCLIWTEDLVDVQHFDKGGSLFFLRLADSELGGKRKLSTPWIIVIAFAGAFFLGIFIWFLWRMKEKLKVLPTSAPPSLMRTSEIPAFEVSKEYSTDLSGPAELYLGGNEIDGSDLPMLNFDFVAASTNNFSIENKLGQGGFGPVYKGKLPGGQEVAVKRLSKKSGQGLEEFKNEMILIAKLQHRNLVRLLGCSIKGEEKMLLYEYMPNKSLDCFLFDLAQQAILDWNRRFMIISGIARGLLYLHRDSRLRIIHRDLKASNILLDEDMNPKISDFGMARIFGVSQNEANTNRVVGTYGYMAPEYAMEGLFSVKSDVYSFGVLLLEIVSGRRNTSFRLTEQMTLVAHAWDLWSESKAMELIDPSIQDSCSPDEVLRCIHVGMLCVQDSASSRPTMASVLLMLESETATLPLPKQPTFTSMRSSLDTETYLECHESREIVSSKELTVTILFEVSEFTEEAETELMLVSSADFFSSYQTTLNVIYMKRLKKASSLENPDLLREENPLIEGMMAERKLFITFFTLIPSIVISTDTLTATQSLTNNQTLVSASGVFVFGFFTPGDSRKLYLGIWYKTIQVKTVVWVANRDSPLTNPSASLKINNQGLLLVDEAENLVSSLNETKIKADNPVLQLLDTANLVIREANNNDPDGYLWQSFDYPTDTLLPSMKLGWDLNTSLNRYLSSWRNSDDPASGDFSYEINYHGFPEVFFYNREVRMFRSGPWNGLRFSGGPEMNPLPYVHFTFVTNQDEVYYTYEITNKSLFSRLVIAPYGEIQRLTWIESKQEWSKFWYAPKDQCDNYNECGPYGICDSNSSPVCKCTRGFEPKNPTVWNLRDGSGGCVRKTQLECVKDKFLRMKNMKLPESITSFVDANMSLKQCEGLCSKNCSCTAYANAYITNGGTGCVIWTSDLLDIRQRKYGQDLYVRLASSDLDDGGNIHLVVIGVAVGSGILVLVLIGYFAWKRKAMGSIYKGETDKKGERSQDVLLSEVVILSEKTVDYLELPSFDFGTIAMATNNFADENKLGQGGFGCVYKGRLIEGQDIAVKRLSKISGQGTEEFRNEVRSIARLQHRNLVRLLGCCIEMNEKILIYEYMEHRSLDAVIFSQSRSALLNWPRRFNIICGIARGLLYLHQDSRFRIIHRDLKTSNVLLDGDMNPKISDFGLARLFGGDQMEEKTRRVIGTYGYMSPEYAMDGLFSVKSDVFSFGVLVLEIISGEKNTGFYHSNGGLNLLGHAWRLWREGTGPELIDQSVGESYSPNEVLRCIQVALLCVQERAEDRPTMSSVVLMLSSETATMPKPKKPGFCLGTDYIESSSFSIKQDESCTVNQVTVTALYPR; translated from the exons ATGATGGGCATAAACCCTgtttctctgtttcttttttcattattttgggtTCTGTCTtctgttggtttcttttgcAATGCAAATAACACGATCACAAGAGCTCAATCCGTAAGAGATGGGGAATCCCTGATATCAGAAAATGAAATCTTTGAATTGGGTTTCTTCAGTCCTGAAAATTCTTCCTGGAGATATGTGGGTATTTGGTACCACAACATTGAGCCTCAAACAATTGTCTGGGTTGCTAATAGAGAAATCCCAATTTCGGATAACTCTGGGGTTTTAACTATTGGGGGTGATGGGAATCTGGTGGTTTTGTCTGGAAATGAGACGCTTGTCTGGTCCAGCAATGTTTCAATTTCGTCTGGAAATGAAACAACAGCAATTCTTGATGATACTGGGAATTTCATGCTGTCGAGCGGTGACAGCATTGGTGATAGTGACCAGGCGTATTGGCAGAGCTTTACAGATCCAACGGATACATACTTGCCATACATGAGAGCATATATGAGTTCTGCAACTGGAGATATTCTTCCCTTCACATCATGGAGATCTATAAACGACCCTTCCCCTGGAAACTACTCTATGAGGATCGATTCAAGGGGGCCACCGCAAATAGTGATACAGGAAGGATCGAAAAGGCTGTGGAGAAGTGGCTACTGGAATTCCCAGATATTCCTAGGTGTCCCTAATATGACAGTTGCGACTAATTACCTTTATGGGTTTAAGCTTACCAATGATGGGAATGGGAGTGTTTATTTTACGTATATTCCGGCGAATAGTTCTCATTTGTTAAGATTTCAATTGAGATGGGATGGAGTGGAGGAGCAGTCTAGGTGGGATGCAGATGCAAAGCAATGGCAACAGGTGCAATCACAGCCTGCAAATGAATGTGAAGAATACAATTATTGTGGAAATTTTAGTACTTGCACTGTGTTTGATTCTCCTAAATGTAGATGTATGGATGGGTTTGAGCCAACACATCAAGAGCAGTGGAGAACAGGGAATTGGACAGGTGGGTGTAAGAGGAGGACTCAATTGCAGTGCCAGAGGAATGGGAGTGTGGCAGGGGGAGGTGGTGGAGAGGATGGGTTTAAAGGGTTGAAATGCATGAAATTGCCTGATTTTGCAGATATGGCGCGTCTTACAGACTCCGAGACGTGTAAGGAAAGGTGTTTGGCGAATTGTTCTTGTACTGCATATGCAGACGTTCCTTCCATTGGGTGCTTGATATGGactgaggacttggttgatgttcAGCATTTTGACAAAGGTGGGAGTTTGTTCTTTCTCCGCCTTGCTGATTCCGAATTAG GCGGCAAGAGAAAATTATCAACACCTTGGATAATTGTAATTGCTTTTGCCGGAGCGTTCTTCCTTGGAATATTCATATGGTTCCTGTGGCGAATGAAGGAAAAGCTGAAAG TTTTACCCACATCGGCCCCACCGTCATTGATGAGGACCAGCGAGATACCAGCTTTTGAAGTAAGCAAGGAATACTCAACAGATCTTTCAGGACCAGCTGAACTTTACTTGGGAGGAAATGAAATTGATGGGTCAGACTTGCCTATGCTCAATTTCGATTTTGTAGCAGCTTCTACAAACAACTTTTCCATAGAAAACAAGCTTGGGCAGGGGGGATTTGGACCTGTCTACAAG GGAAAGCTCCCCGGGGGACAGGAGGTAGCTGTAAAGAGGCTGTCGAAGAAATCTGGACAAGGGTTGGAGGAGTTCAAGAATGAGATGATACTGATTGCCAAATTACAACACAGAAACCTTGTTAGATTATTAGGCTGCTCTATTAAGGGGGAAGAAAAGATGCTGCTATATGAATATATGCCGAACAAAAGCTTGGATTGCTTTCTTTTTG ACCTGGCCCAGCAGGCAATTCTAGACTGGAATCGACGCTTCATGATCATATCAGGGATTGCCCGAGGACTCCTTTATCTCCATCGAGATTCAAGACTTAGGATAATTCATCGAGATCTCAAGGCCAGCAACATTTTGTTGGATGAGGACATGAACCCGAAGATTTCAGACTTTGGTATGGCCAGAATATTTGGGGTGAGCCAAAATGAAGCAAATACCAATCGTGTTGTTGGCACATA TGGGTATATGGCACCTGAATATGCAATGGAGGGTCTATTTTCAGTGAAGTCAGATGTTTATAGCTTTGGTGTGTTACTGCTAGAGATTGTGAGTGGCCGGAGGAACACTAGCTTCCGGTTAACTGAACAAATGACCCTTGTAGCTCAT GCATGGGATCTTTGGAGTGAAAGTAAAGCAATGGAGCTCATCGACCCTTCCATCCAAGATTCTTGCTCTCCAGATGAAGTTTTGAGATGCATACACGTGGGGATGCTGTGCGTACAGGACTCCGCAAGTTCAAGACCAACCATGGCCTCTGTGTTACTAATGCTAGAGAGCGAAACTGCAACCCTACCATTGCCTAAACAACCCACTTTTACTTCGATGAGGAGTTCCTTGGATACGGAGACTTACTTGGAATGTCATGAATCTCGCGAGATTGTATCCTCAAAAGAATTGACTGTTACGATACTT TTCGAAGTTTCAGAATTTACAGAAGAAGCAGAAACTGAGTTGATGCTTGTCTCAAGTGCAG ATTTCTTCTCTTCCTATCAAACCACACTAAATGTCATCTACATGAAGAGACTAAAGAAAGCATCTTCACTAGAAAACCCAGATCTCTTGAGAGAGGAAAATCCCCTTATTGAAGGAATGATGGCCGAAAGAAAGCTGTTTATCACTTTTTTCACCCTCATCCCCTCCATAGTAATTTCAACGGACACCTTAACGGCAACCCAGTCACTCACAAATAACCAAACTCTTGTCTCTGCAAGTggggtttttgtttttgggttctTCACACCAGGCGATTCAAGGAAATTGTACTTGGGTATTTGGTACAAAACCATTCAAGTCAAGACAGTCGTTTGGGTTGCTAACAGAGATAGCCCACTCACAAACCCCTCTGCATCTCTCAAGATCAACAACCAAGGGCTTCTCCTTGTTGATGAAGCAGAGAATCTCGTTTCGTCGCTGAATGAAACCAAAATCAAGGCTGATAATCCAGTTTTACAGTTGTTAGATACAGCAAATCTCGTTATAAGAGAAGCAAACAACAACGATCCAGATGGGTATTTATGGCAGAGTTTTGATTACCCAACTGATACTCTTTTACCTTCAATGAAGCTAGGTTGGGATCTTAATACCAGTTTGAACAGGTACTTAAGTTCATGGAGAAACAGTGATGATCCTGCCTCTGGTGATTTCTCTTACGAGATAAATTATCATGGATTCCCAGAAGTATTTTTTTACAACAGAGAGGTTCGAATGTTTCGAAGCGGGCCATGGAATGGTTTGAGATTCAGTGGTGGACCAGAAATGAATCCTCTTCCTTACGTACACTTCACTTTCGTCACTAATCAAGATGAGGTATATTACACTTATGAAATAACAAATAAGAGTTTGTTTTCAAGGTTAGTCATCGCTCCATACGGGGAAATACAAAGATTGACATGGATTGAAAGCAAGCAAGAATGGTCAAAATTCTGGTACGCACCCAAAGATCAGTGCGACAATTACAATGAATGTGGTCCATATGGTATTTGTGATTCAAATTCTTCTCCAGTCTGTAAGTGTACAAGAGGGTTTGAGCCTAAAAATCCAACAGTATGGAATTTGAGAGATGGGTCTGGTGGGTGTGTGAGGAAAACACAGTTGGAATGTGTTAAAGATAAATTCTTGCGTATGAAGAACATGAAGTTGCCTGAGAGTATTACTTCATTTGTGGATGCGAATATGAGTCTTAAGCAATGTGAAGGTTTGTGTTCCAAGAATTGTTCTTGTACAGCTTATGCTAATGCTTATATTACCAATGGAGGCACAGGTTGTGTTATTTGGACAAGTGATCTCTTGGACATTAGACAAAGAAAATATGGTCAAGATCTCTATGTTAGATTGGCATCTTCTGATCTAG ATGATGGAGGGAACATACACCTTGTGGTAATTGGGGTTGCAGTTGGTAGTGGAATTTTAGTATTAGTGCTAATTGGGTATTTTGCATGGAAGAGGAAGGCAATGGGAAGTATATACAAGGGAGAAACTGATAAAAAAG GTGAAAGAAGCCAAGATGTGCTATTAAGTGAAGTAGTAATCTTGAGTGAGAAGACTGTTGATTATTTGGAACTGCCCTCATTTGATTTTGGTACGATAGCAATGGCTACCAATAACTTTGCTGATGAAAATAAACTGGGACAAGGTGGATTTGGTTGTGTTTACAAG GGTAGGTTGATAGAAGGTCAAGATATAGCGGTGAAGAGGCTGTCAAAGATTTCTGGACAAGGAACGGAAGAATTCAGGAACGAGGTCAGGTCAATAGCCAGGCTTCAACATAGAAATCTAGTTCGCTTGCTTGGTTGCTGCATTGAGATGAATGAAAAGATTTTGATTTACGAGTACATGGAGCACAGAAGCCTTGATGCTGTTATATTCA GTCAATCGAGGAGTGCCTTATTGAATTGGCCAAGGCGGTTCAACATCATATGTGGGATTGCTCGAGGACTTCTATATCTTCACCAGGATTCCAGATTCAGAATCATCCACAGGGATCTCAAAACAAGCAATGTTCTACTTGATGGAGATATGAACCCCAAGATATCAGATTTTGGCTTGGCTAGACTTTTCGGTGGAgatcaaatggaagaaaaaactaGGAGAGTCATTGGCACGTA TGGATATATGTCTCCTGAGTATGCCATGGACGGTCTCTTCTCTGTGAAATCTGATGTTTTCAGCTTTGGCGTTCTCGTTTTGGAGATCATAAGTGGCGAGAAAAACACGGGGTTTTATCATTCAAACGGTGGACTAAATCTTCTTGGACAT GCGTGGAGACTATGGAGAGAAGGGACGGGACCGGAACTGATAGATCAATCAGTGGGTGAATCGTATTCCCCGAATGAAGTTTTAAGGTGCATACAGGTTGCTCTGTTATGTGTCCAAGAGCGAGCAGAAGACAGGCCAACCATGTCATCTGTGGTCTTGATGTTGAGCAGTGAAACTGCAACTATGCCAAAGCCTAAAAAGCCCGGGTTCTGTCTTGGAACAGATTATATTGAATCCAGTTCATTttcaattaagcaagatgaatCATGCACCGTGAACCAAGTGACAGTCACAGCGCTTTACCCTAGATAG
- the LOC119990020 gene encoding calcium-binding protein KRP1-like: MESRREGVVFEDFFPTMMEKLGADGFIKELCNGFRLLMDEEKGVITFESLKMKSGWLGLKDMGDEEVMCMIREGDLDGDGGLDEMEFCALMFRLSPALMRDSHELLAEAIDISFEEM; encoded by the coding sequence ATGGAATCAAGAAGGGAAGGAGTGGTGTTTGAGGATTTCTTTCCTACAATGATGGAGAAGTTAGGGGCAGATGGGTTTATAAAGGAGTTGTGCAATGGGTTTCGTCTGTTGATGGATGAAGAGAAGGGAGTGATCACATTTGAGAGCTTGAAGATGAAGTCAGGGTGGTTGGGTTTGAAAGATATGGGTGATGAGGAGGTAATGTGTATGATTAGAGAAGGTGATTTGGATGGAGATGGAGGTTTGGATGAGATGGAGTTCTGTGCCCTTATGTTTAGGTTGAGTCCTGCCTTGATGAGAGATTCGCATGAATTGTTGGCTGAAGCCATTGATATCAGTTTTGAAGAAATGTAG